In Nostoc piscinale CENA21, the genomic stretch TGAATAAAGTATTGGATGAAACTTTTTCGTTAGAAATTGCTAAACGCATTAAAAGTAAAGCAAATAAAACTTTTGATAATGCTTACAAAGCAGCATTAGCAACAGAGGGGGCAATTTATGTTCAAGGTTTTTTAGTTTATGCTGGTAAACCTTATCGCCCTGTGGAACATGGTTGGATTGAATTAAACGATACCTCTGGAGAAGATGCCATCACACGCATCATTGACCCCAATTTACCCCACATCAGCAAAGCTAACCAAGAACTTTGGTATTTTGCAGCACAAAGTTTAAACGCCAAACAACTCAAAGCCATCATCGAAGAATCAAAAGAAGATTATCCCGAAGATGACCCCTTACCAATTTACGGCACAACACCTTATGAATACTACGGTGATGTGATGTTAGGAGGTCAAGAATATTTAGCAGCTTATCAAGCTGCTGAGGCTAAATGTCAAGAATTAAAAGAACTCAATTAACATTAGTAGTAATAGGCTATTGCCTCTTAGGCAATTAATAAGATTTACCATCACTACCAAAATATTCTCGATAGGCACAAATTTTATCGCCACACACATCAAAAGACACAGCAACACGGTTTTTGTAAGGTTGTCCTAATAATAGACCTTCGTCACGAAACTCAAAAACAACTGTTTGATCATTACTAGTAACACGGTCAACGGCAGTTAAGGTAATTCCCGAACCAAAAGATTCTGAAACATATTGAAAAAACTCTTGGGCGCGTTCTTTTCCCACATTCAAACCATGAAACTTACCCATCGGGAACCATAAGCTAAAATCTTCTGTAAGCATATCGAGAAATGCTTGCCATTCTCCTGTTTCTAGACCGTATGTAAAATGTTCAAATGCTTGGTGAGCAACTTTTAAAGTATTTGCAGGGTCTTGTGTCATTGTTCTTAACTAGTTATACACTCAGCATTAACTCTAAACTATATTTGTTATCTCACATCAAAACGTTTGATTCAGACTGTATGTATAAAGTCATCATTCTCTAGGTAGAGATATTAAAATTTTTTATAATTTCATATCTCTCCTAAATGTTAATTAACAATTATCAATAATAATATTTACTATTTTATTGTATGTTTTAAGCTAAAAACTGAGTAAAAATATATGGCGATCGCACCCGATAAAGCAATTGCTGAGACTTTACCAACACCAGCAAAGCATCAAGAATTTGATTGGCAAAACTGCTGGTATCCCATTGCTTTTACGCAAGATTTACCACAAGACCTGCCTTACAGATTTTCCCTATATAATGAACCCTTGGTTTTATTCAGAAATCAAGAGGGAAAATTAGGTTGTTTAACAGACCGTTGCTCTCACCGGGCTGCTAGACTATCTGATGGACAAATTATTGATGGCAGAATTGAGTGCTTATATCACGGCTGGCAATTTGGAATTGATGGTCAATGTTTGCATATTCCACAATTACCACAAGATGCCAAAATGCCTGCCAACGCCTGTGTGAAATCGTTGCCTGTGGTAGAACGCCAAGGGATAATTTGGATGTGGGCTGGGCAAGAACAACCTATTGAAGAATTAATTCCCACCATCCCAGAATTAGACAAACCAGGGGTATTTTGTACAGATTACATCCGCGATTTACCTTACGACCAAACATATTTTATTGAAAATGTCATTGACCCAGCCCATGTTTACATTAGCCATGATGGTGTTGTTGGTAAACGCGAAAATGCCCAACCACTTGATCTAGAAGTTCTTGATAGTTCATTATCAGGCATTCGTGGGAGATGGCGCAGCACAAGACAACCGCATCAGCCTTGGTCGTTATTAAATTTTATTGCACCTAATTTAGTTCTTTATCAGTCTGACAATAGTAATACAGGTAAATTTGGGGGAGTAGTTTTGTATTCCCTACCTTTAAGCAAAGACAGATGTCGAGTTTTTGTCAGAAATTATGGAAATTTCTTTCCTTGGCAAATGAAGTTAATGCCTAGATGGTTTGACCATATTATGATTCGCAACATCATTTTAGAAGGTGATTTGCAAATTGTTGTCGAACAAAAAAGACAAATTGAGCGTTTAGGAAAAAGTCTCAAGGAAATTTATTTACCACTCAAAACTTCTGACACATTAGTAGTTGAATACCGCAAGTGGTTAGATAAATTTGGTCAGGGATTGCCATTTTATCAAGGTTATTCTTCAGAGAAAGACTTTCATAGTAATGAGTTACAGGAAAATTCGCTGACCTTGGATAGATTATCCCAACATACTCAAATCTGTAGTTCTTGCAATCAAGCTTATCGAGTGACAAACTTCAGCAAACAAATTTTAATTGGGTTAGCGATCGCTCTTGCGGCTTTAGCTATACTTACAGATAACTCTTGGGTTAAACCTGTAGCTGTGGCAGGCGGTTTATTAGCAGTAGTATTAGCCTTTGCGGCACAGAAATTAAAAACTAAATTTGAACGTGCCTATACTCGTCATTAGTTTTTTAGCTAAATTTAACTTTTGTAACTCATCAATTAATGGATAGTCAGAAATAAATATGGTGCAAGCATACGAAGATAATAAAAGTTCATATTTACAACATCACAATGTGAACCTTCCAGAGACAGACACA encodes the following:
- a CDS encoding Rieske 2Fe-2S domain-containing protein, with translation MAIAPDKAIAETLPTPAKHQEFDWQNCWYPIAFTQDLPQDLPYRFSLYNEPLVLFRNQEGKLGCLTDRCSHRAARLSDGQIIDGRIECLYHGWQFGIDGQCLHIPQLPQDAKMPANACVKSLPVVERQGIIWMWAGQEQPIEELIPTIPELDKPGVFCTDYIRDLPYDQTYFIENVIDPAHVYISHDGVVGKRENAQPLDLEVLDSSLSGIRGRWRSTRQPHQPWSLLNFIAPNLVLYQSDNSNTGKFGGVVLYSLPLSKDRCRVFVRNYGNFFPWQMKLMPRWFDHIMIRNIILEGDLQIVVEQKRQIERLGKSLKEIYLPLKTSDTLVVEYRKWLDKFGQGLPFYQGYSSEKDFHSNELQENSLTLDRLSQHTQICSSCNQAYRVTNFSKQILIGLAIALAALAILTDNSWVKPVAVAGGLLAVVLAFAAQKLKTKFERAYTRH
- a CDS encoding nuclear transport factor 2 family protein, with translation MTQDPANTLKVAHQAFEHFTYGLETGEWQAFLDMLTEDFSLWFPMGKFHGLNVGKERAQEFFQYVSESFGSGITLTAVDRVTSNDQTVVFEFRDEGLLLGQPYKNRVAVSFDVCGDKICAYREYFGSDGKSY